From Methanobacterium bryantii, a single genomic window includes:
- a CDS encoding zinc-ribbon domain-containing protein, giving the protein MTFCQKCGSEIKEDATFCKNCGTNTKNSQANFTEYLDGKINLFGTDNLLGRLNRKVNLVGIYVGLAVSLLVLLITPVFYGIFVSSGALSLVGLLYLVLLSMMLLGSFVTSILCCRTYSEGMANGGFLGLIALINMGFILGAVWFSAIAIVSQMASAFSSFGGSSSSSVSSSTLPSSGSAGSVLPLAELIILPFLMIIVGVIGGWLGVFIKKLVKNNM; this is encoded by the coding sequence GTGACTTTTTGTCAAAAATGCGGGTCTGAAATAAAGGAAGACGCAACGTTTTGTAAAAATTGCGGAACCAATACAAAAAACTCGCAAGCAAACTTTACAGAGTATTTAGACGGTAAAATAAATTTATTTGGAACAGATAACTTACTGGGTAGATTAAATAGGAAAGTAAACCTGGTTGGAATTTATGTGGGACTTGCAGTTTCACTTTTAGTTTTACTCATTACACCTGTTTTTTATGGAATATTCGTATCTTCAGGAGCATTAAGTCTTGTTGGATTATTATATTTAGTTTTGTTATCAATGATGCTTTTAGGAAGTTTTGTAACAAGTATCCTTTGTTGTAGAACCTATTCTGAAGGTATGGCTAATGGAGGATTTCTAGGATTAATAGCTCTTATTAATATGGGTTTCATTTTAGGTGCGGTATGGTTCTCTGCTATTGCAATAGTAAGTCAAATGGCAAGTGCCTTTAGTTCCTTTGGAGGGTCATCATCTTCTTCAGTCAGTTCTTCAACATTACCTTCTAGCGGATCCGCTGGATCCGTGCTGCCATTAGCTGAGCTTATAATTTTGCCTTTTTTGATGATAATAGTTGGAGTAATTGGCGGATGGCTTGGTGTATTCATTAAAAAGTTAGTTAAAAATAACATGTAA
- a CDS encoding nucleotidyltransferase domain-containing protein: MKIKDAAFELGQSLKDIPGIEAVILFGSAAKDEMHKKSDIDIFLMFNSKGRNPEIGEEGQEVQKIAVKIEDKYRLKNPFSFVFFNRSEVIDSDFLWEVVKDGTVLHCKPELILGQKEFLKPAAFISYTYGDIPQKDKMFVKRQLYGYKVKTTHKNKEYISEREGIVSKYGKKIGRAAFIIEAKKTDEILELFDEKRVKYSLTKIWI; the protein is encoded by the coding sequence ATGAAGATTAAAGATGCTGCTTTTGAACTGGGGCAAAGTTTAAAAGATATACCTGGCATTGAGGCAGTTATCCTTTTTGGATCCGCTGCAAAGGACGAAATGCACAAAAAAAGTGATATCGATATTTTTTTAATGTTTAATTCTAAGGGCAGGAATCCAGAAATTGGGGAAGAGGGACAGGAAGTCCAGAAAATTGCAGTTAAAATTGAGGACAAATACCGGCTTAAAAATCCTTTTTCATTCGTATTCTTTAACCGAAGCGAAGTAATAGACTCCGATTTTCTGTGGGAAGTTGTTAAAGACGGAACTGTACTGCACTGCAAGCCGGAACTTATTTTAGGCCAGAAAGAGTTCTTAAAACCAGCAGCTTTTATCTCATACACCTACGGAGATATACCTCAAAAGGATAAAATGTTTGTTAAAAGGCAGTTATACGGCTATAAAGTCAAAACAACTCATAAAAACAAGGAATACATCAGTGAACGGGAAGGAATTGTTTCTAAATACGGGAAAAAGATCGGAAGAGCAGCTTTCATCATTGAAGCTAAAAAAACAGATGAAATACTGGAATTGTTTGATGAAAAACGTGTGAAATACAGTCTGACTAAAATATGGATATGA
- the csa3 gene encoding CRISPR-associated CARF protein Csa3 yields MENTLISTIYSIEPVMFCITQFSPQKIVLLREEDSDSKQREAERMLKETVGKVVEIETKITSLYDVVKIAEDAAESIEYEHAHGRKIIVNVSGGRKPQALGALFGCYARQDQVERIVYVTEEDKTVIDLPILNFGISATKRMILEELTKNGISVQNLAVKVGISRGMTYNHIRELRVMGFINKDKLEITTAGKLAII; encoded by the coding sequence ATGGAAAATACATTAATCTCAACAATATACTCAATCGAACCAGTGATGTTCTGTATTACACAATTTTCACCGCAAAAAATAGTTCTGCTTAGGGAAGAAGATTCAGACAGCAAACAGCGTGAAGCAGAAAGAATGCTTAAAGAAACTGTTGGAAAAGTAGTTGAAATAGAGACCAAGATAACAAGCCTGTATGATGTTGTAAAAATTGCAGAAGACGCTGCAGAATCGATTGAATATGAACATGCACATGGAAGAAAAATAATCGTGAATGTGAGCGGTGGACGGAAACCACAGGCTCTTGGAGCTCTCTTTGGATGCTATGCACGACAAGACCAGGTAGAACGTATTGTTTACGTTACAGAAGAAGATAAAACAGTTATAGATCTCCCTATTTTAAACTTCGGAATTTCAGCAACCAAAAGAATGATACTTGAAGAGCTGACCAAAAACGGAATAAGCGTGCAAAATTTAGCAGTTAAAGTTGGAATAAGCCGAGGGATGACCTACAATCACATAAGAGAATTAAGAGTGATGGGTTTTATAAATAAGGATAAACTTGAAATAACTACTGCAGGGAAACTAGCGATTATTTGA
- a CDS encoding M14 family metallopeptidase, translating into MNKKGIIGITVLLVVVFAVSFVISSSYLKNNNTSILTTSAGGSYSLGSNERGYVVKEGPYGNVSSPVKIAYITGVHPLESKSHKAAIDAIKTQNKSLHYCYYIYKINVTKDAADYDKGRMNGQLLANQYVVPDIKSQNFQLAIDIHSNEGHYLEKRFIFAPQEEKRSKSIALMIKNKIPWMVYYNPSPQTSPQYVTIPLINAGIPAVLYETYVNDSYAFTKEHADEFVSAVDNLKL; encoded by the coding sequence ATGAATAAAAAAGGAATAATAGGCATTACAGTCCTATTAGTAGTTGTATTTGCAGTAAGTTTTGTTATCTCTTCAAGTTATCTTAAGAATAACAATACTTCAATTTTAACCACTTCTGCAGGAGGTAGTTATAGTTTAGGGAGTAATGAACGCGGCTATGTTGTAAAAGAAGGGCCTTACGGCAATGTAAGTTCTCCAGTTAAAATTGCATATATCACTGGAGTCCATCCATTAGAATCTAAATCTCACAAAGCGGCCATAGACGCAATCAAAACCCAGAATAAATCATTGCATTACTGTTATTATATCTACAAAATCAATGTTACAAAAGATGCGGCTGATTACGATAAGGGCAGGATGAACGGTCAATTACTGGCTAACCAGTATGTGGTTCCTGACATTAAGAGCCAGAATTTCCAGTTAGCTATTGATATTCATTCTAATGAAGGGCATTATCTGGAGAAAAGATTTATTTTTGCCCCTCAAGAGGAAAAAAGATCAAAATCAATTGCACTCATGATTAAAAATAAAATACCGTGGATGGTCTATTATAATCCTTCTCCGCAGACAAGCCCTCAGTATGTTACAATTCCTTTAATAAATGCAGGGATCCCTGCCGTGTTGTATGAAACATATGTCAATGACTCATATGCTTTTACTAAAGAGCATGCTGATGAATTTGTTTCAGCTGTTGATAATCTAAAACTATAA
- a CDS encoding PD-(D/E)XK nuclease family protein, protein MSLSVRSKPYIIPEYSLTGDLLAYLTCGLQYRYQNKGTLPPSMPIQLWFGDFIHGVMEEAYLRWRERDWKDFPWDWETQIRQIELEIDKRMRSRGLQPPANIFCPFHGPSEEQGLCPDTNHPHKLVASVRAEEAINTWGPHLFPLIDDAEVKLKGIRDMPGYKKGVSRSNYYGVTGIIDVLSSVKLEEASSKNLILKYLHQDPMFREKIDALDYPEYEIIVDYKGMKRPPVNSPSWQHHNWQVLTYAWLRSMQPESRPVLTGILFYLNELSLFKEDLKELKREVEERSTDIMPSENDLMKILQWNMRSNPPLISQLFKNERSIRIIQVENSSVNNSLNEFDQVVAEIENSVICEVNGKGIKSSWNPNPDKRTCDACDFKTFCNKSETASKFPTVP, encoded by the coding sequence ATGTCGCTTTCAGTAAGATCAAAACCGTATATTATTCCAGAATACAGCTTAACAGGGGATTTATTAGCATATCTCACCTGTGGATTACAGTATAGGTATCAGAATAAAGGTACCTTACCTCCATCAATGCCTATTCAGTTATGGTTTGGGGATTTTATTCATGGAGTAATGGAAGAAGCTTATTTACGCTGGAGAGAACGAGATTGGAAAGATTTTCCCTGGGATTGGGAAACCCAAATACGTCAAATAGAACTTGAAATAGATAAAAGAATGCGATCAAGAGGATTGCAGCCTCCTGCTAATATATTCTGTCCTTTCCACGGCCCAAGTGAAGAGCAGGGTCTTTGCCCTGATACAAATCACCCTCATAAGCTGGTTGCAAGCGTAAGGGCAGAAGAAGCTATTAATACGTGGGGACCACATCTTTTCCCTTTAATTGACGATGCAGAAGTAAAACTTAAGGGTATCAGGGACATGCCTGGATATAAAAAAGGTGTAAGCCGTTCAAATTATTATGGAGTTACTGGGATAATAGATGTTTTAAGTTCAGTTAAGCTGGAGGAAGCATCTTCAAAGAATTTAATTTTGAAATATCTTCATCAGGACCCAATGTTTAGAGAGAAGATTGACGCGCTAGATTATCCTGAATATGAAATTATTGTAGATTATAAAGGTATGAAACGGCCTCCTGTTAACTCTCCTTCTTGGCAGCATCACAACTGGCAGGTTTTAACTTATGCATGGCTCCGTTCAATGCAGCCAGAGTCACGTCCAGTTTTGACAGGTATTCTGTTTTATCTCAACGAACTTTCTCTCTTTAAAGAGGATCTAAAGGAACTTAAAAGGGAAGTTGAAGAAAGAAGTACTGATATAATGCCATCTGAAAATGATCTGATGAAAATACTTCAATGGAACATGAGGTCTAATCCGCCACTTATATCTCAGTTATTTAAAAATGAGAGATCTATACGAATTATTCAAGTAGAAAATAGTTCAGTTAACAATTCTCTTAATGAATTTGATCAGGTAGTGGCTGAAATTGAAAACAGCGTTATTTGCGAGGTTAATGGAAAAGGAATAAAATCTTCGTGGAATCCGAATCCTGATAAGAGAACGTGTGATGCATGTGACTTTAAAACATTCTGTAATAAGTCTGAAACTGCGTCAAAGTTCCCTACTGTGCCTTAA
- a CDS encoding ARPP-1 family domain-containing protein, with protein sequence METEISNFLSNLEFGDIQEFEQMSVFPVFADLEGSVDYITLKEAMADGLLIISEVDEGGSVPELKVTNCAEVPVLLLDGEELVGAKQNRIINTSILLKELSDITIPVSCVEEGRWSYESESFTDSDNIASYNVRNKKSASVKRSVENYGCYSSDQGGSLE encoded by the coding sequence ATGGAAACTGAAATAAGCAATTTTCTGTCTAATTTGGAATTTGGAGACATACAAGAGTTTGAACAAATGTCAGTATTTCCAGTATTTGCAGATTTAGAAGGAAGTGTTGATTATATCACTTTAAAAGAAGCTATGGCTGATGGTTTACTTATAATTTCAGAGGTTGATGAAGGAGGGTCTGTTCCAGAATTAAAAGTAACAAACTGTGCTGAAGTCCCTGTTTTGTTACTTGATGGGGAAGAACTGGTCGGTGCAAAACAAAATAGGATAATAAATACCTCTATTTTACTTAAAGAACTTTCTGATATCACTATTCCTGTAAGTTGTGTAGAAGAAGGCAGATGGTCATATGAATCGGAGAGTTTCACAGATTCAGATAATATTGCATCGTATAATGTGAGAAATAAGAAATCTGCATCTGTAAAAAGATCTGTAGAAAATTATGGATGCTATTCATCGGATCAAGGGGGAAGTTTGGAATGA
- a CDS encoding ATP-dependent helicase, whose translation MIEWEEFEQIVVNKLGRDIRENKNLEQNKAISAPIDQSQFIVAGPGSGKTTVMVLKILKFIFVDDIHPSSILATTFTRKAAAELRSRILSWGDQIRQHLIEDPFNASIFLDLKTLDFNQIITGTLDSISEDILRNHRDPGAAPPVVVENFVANALMMRVGLFSQERHHEEDLREYLINLRGGKFGFNTNEMSKSLLEIKDRFYHDQVDFDAFRDQNDHPGCKLACDAIADYINDLKDKLLYDFAMLEQEFLNKLQDGKLDKFLKEIKLVLVDEYQDTNLLQEKIYFRLAKAAIENEGSVIVVGDDDQSLYRFRGATVDLFTNFKERIQNGLNIDPTLINLSKNYRSTECVVGLCNDFASLDAKFQPARVKDKPPIIPARSDDFTDFPILGMFRRDIHTLADDLAKFLHQVIYEDGFEFKAGEKSFKIQADPKEGSPTDISLLLSSPREMSMGSKPRLPLLLRQKLQEVNPGIQVFNPRGQSLERIPLVGVLCGLILECIDPDKLVQENIEKLPGSAKRRFDKWRQSAQEYIEENPEPNDPVTLKQFTDAWKTRTPLGRKNWKRDVALMDLVYKLVTWVPLLQDDVEGLVYLEAVTRTIAQTGFFSSFGSQIVFDEKYPDLEEVSIREAYWNIFVPIATGAIDVDEDLLDTLPDDRVNFMSIHQAKGLEFPLVIVDVGSDFKTNHHSQTFKRFPEDGGKSCTLEDELRTYCPLGCPDRESRDRAFDDLIRQYFVAYSRPQDVLLLIGLNSVINGYKTRDGTNHSIPNVATGWDRDMNHRGLKDLTLI comes from the coding sequence ATGATTGAATGGGAAGAATTTGAACAAATAGTAGTAAACAAATTAGGGAGAGACATTAGAGAAAACAAAAATCTAGAACAAAACAAAGCTATCTCAGCACCAATAGATCAATCCCAATTCATTGTAGCCGGTCCTGGAAGTGGTAAAACCACAGTAATGGTCCTAAAAATCCTCAAATTCATTTTCGTCGATGATATTCATCCATCAAGCATCCTTGCAACAACTTTCACTCGTAAAGCGGCAGCAGAACTTCGATCAAGAATCCTAAGCTGGGGCGACCAAATAAGACAACATTTAATAGAAGATCCATTTAATGCATCAATTTTCCTTGATTTAAAAACACTTGATTTTAACCAGATAATCACAGGAACCTTAGACAGTATCTCAGAAGATATTTTAAGAAACCATCGAGATCCTGGAGCTGCACCGCCTGTTGTTGTTGAAAATTTCGTTGCAAATGCTCTCATGATGCGTGTTGGACTTTTCAGTCAAGAAAGGCATCACGAAGAAGATTTAAGAGAATACTTAATTAATTTAAGAGGCGGAAAATTCGGTTTTAACACTAATGAAATGAGTAAAAGTTTACTTGAAATCAAAGATCGATTCTATCATGATCAGGTTGATTTTGACGCATTTAGAGATCAAAATGATCATCCTGGCTGTAAACTGGCCTGTGATGCAATTGCAGATTATATCAATGATTTAAAAGATAAACTCCTTTATGACTTTGCAATGCTTGAGCAGGAATTCTTAAATAAGCTTCAGGATGGAAAACTGGATAAGTTCCTTAAAGAAATTAAACTTGTTTTAGTGGATGAATACCAGGACACTAACCTGCTCCAAGAAAAAATTTATTTCCGCCTTGCAAAAGCCGCAATAGAAAATGAAGGCAGTGTAATTGTTGTAGGTGACGATGATCAATCTCTCTACAGATTTAGAGGGGCTACAGTTGACTTGTTCACTAACTTCAAAGAAAGAATTCAAAATGGACTTAACATTGATCCCACTTTAATTAATCTTTCTAAAAATTACCGTTCTACAGAATGTGTAGTTGGTTTGTGCAATGATTTCGCTAGTTTGGATGCGAAATTCCAGCCAGCAAGGGTAAAAGATAAACCTCCAATTATACCTGCCAGATCAGATGATTTTACAGATTTTCCAATACTTGGAATGTTTAGAAGGGATATTCACACTTTAGCTGATGATCTCGCTAAATTTCTTCATCAGGTGATTTATGAAGATGGATTTGAATTTAAAGCTGGAGAAAAATCCTTTAAAATTCAGGCAGATCCGAAGGAAGGTTCTCCCACAGATATTTCACTTCTTTTAAGCTCTCCTCGTGAAATGAGCATGGGAAGCAAGCCAAGATTACCTCTTCTTCTCCGTCAAAAATTACAGGAAGTCAACCCTGGAATTCAAGTGTTCAACCCTCGTGGACAGAGCTTAGAAAGAATTCCTCTGGTTGGAGTTCTCTGTGGATTAATTTTGGAGTGTATTGATCCAGATAAACTTGTTCAAGAAAACATTGAAAAATTACCTGGCTCTGCTAAGAGAAGATTTGATAAATGGCGCCAAAGTGCCCAAGAATATATTGAAGAGAATCCAGAACCAAACGATCCAGTAACTCTCAAACAGTTTACAGATGCATGGAAAACAAGAACACCTTTAGGCCGAAAGAATTGGAAAAGAGATGTTGCTTTAATGGATCTGGTCTATAAACTTGTAACATGGGTTCCGCTCCTTCAAGATGATGTGGAAGGTTTAGTTTATTTAGAAGCGGTTACTAGAACCATTGCCCAAACTGGATTTTTCAGTAGTTTTGGTTCACAAATAGTTTTTGATGAAAAATATCCGGATTTAGAGGAAGTTTCAATAAGAGAAGCTTACTGGAATATCTTTGTACCGATAGCCACAGGGGCAATTGATGTTGACGAGGATCTTTTAGATACTCTTCCTGATGACAGGGTTAATTTCATGTCTATTCATCAGGCCAAAGGTTTAGAGTTCCCGCTGGTTATTGTTGATGTGGGCTCTGATTTTAAGACTAATCATCATTCTCAAACCTTTAAAAGGTTTCCAGAAGACGGTGGAAAATCGTGCACTTTAGAAGATGAACTTAGAACATATTGCCCGTTAGGATGTCCCGATAGAGAATCTAGAGACAGGGCTTTCGATGATTTAATTAGGCAGTATTTTGTGGCTTACAGCAGGCCTCAAGATGTTCTATTGTTGATTGGTTTAAATTCTGTAATCAATGGTTATAAAACAAGAGATGGTACAAATCATTCTATTCCTAACGTGGCCACTGGTTGGGATAGGGATATGAATCATAGGGGATTAAAGGATTTAACTTTAATATAG
- a CDS encoding response regulator produces the protein MSELKILIVEDEGIISLEITQILQSQGYQPYAAFSNENTVEKAQKIQPDLVLMDIKLNGEDDGIKTAIEINEIMDVPVVYLTGCADKATLNAIKATEPYDYILKPFDGYELVSTIEMALNKHKLNL, from the coding sequence ATGTCTGAATTGAAGATCCTCATTGTTGAAGATGAGGGCATTATATCACTGGAAATCACGCAAATACTACAATCACAAGGGTATCAGCCTTATGCCGCCTTTTCAAACGAAAATACCGTAGAAAAAGCACAAAAAATTCAACCTGACTTAGTATTGATGGACATTAAATTAAATGGAGAAGATGATGGTATAAAAACAGCTATAGAAATCAATGAAATAATGGATGTGCCAGTTGTATATCTTACAGGATGTGCTGATAAAGCAACATTAAATGCAATAAAAGCGACTGAACCTTATGATTACATACTTAAACCTTTTGATGGCTATGAATTAGTCAGTACTATTGAAATGGCTCTAAATAAACATAAATTAAATCTTTAA
- a CDS encoding zinc ribbon domain-containing protein — MFCPKCGTDNDDDAKYCEGCGRSLQKGIHEQNMQSKQKNENSGMSNGVKVLIVICVVLVAGIGLTVGMLLQNPANSAANNSKQDQVVTTTQSPDTQTYQPTWHKVAVYTGPGEDYGSFTIKGNQFKVTMSAVPAITYTTNYLDVYVYDGNTIGINTVGSGTLSWSETENPDKKEDSILVSHGSGVYTLDILPTDIDNYAVTVWDYY, encoded by the coding sequence ATGTTTTGTCCAAAATGCGGAACTGACAATGATGATGATGCCAAGTACTGTGAAGGATGTGGCCGATCATTGCAAAAAGGTATCCATGAACAGAATATGCAAAGTAAACAGAAAAATGAAAATAGCGGCATGAGTAACGGTGTTAAAGTTCTAATTGTTATTTGTGTGGTTTTGGTGGCCGGTATTGGGTTAACTGTAGGGATGTTGCTTCAAAACCCTGCAAACAGCGCTGCCAATAATTCCAAACAGGACCAGGTAGTTACAACCACACAATCACCAGATACTCAGACTTACCAGCCAACATGGCACAAAGTAGCGGTTTATACAGGACCTGGAGAAGATTATGGAAGTTTTACAATTAAGGGCAATCAGTTTAAAGTAACCATGTCTGCCGTGCCTGCAATAACTTACACTACCAATTATCTTGATGTGTATGTGTATGATGGGAATACTATTGGAATTAATACGGTGGGTTCGGGCACATTATCCTGGTCTGAAACAGAAAATCCCGATAAAAAAGAAGATTCAATTCTGGTTTCTCACGGATCTGGAGTATACACCCTTGATATATTACCAACAGATATTGACAATTATGCTGTTACTGTGTGGGATTATTATTGA
- a CDS encoding FxLYD domain-containing protein, translating into MDKKYLIAIGVLLIVGIVATSGCTDSSTSSASNSSQSTAPPFKITDLKVTNGGYGDYAIKGQLVPTRDIDYLEMVTVWYDSSGAVIERNSLAWNMNDLKSGQKVKFSTNDYISTDEGTPSKVELLVFDSAFAGGDDSSAIYKTTLEV; encoded by the coding sequence ATGGATAAGAAATATTTAATTGCAATAGGGGTACTCTTAATTGTTGGTATTGTAGCTACAAGTGGATGTACTGATTCTTCCACAAGTTCTGCATCAAATTCATCTCAAAGTACAGCACCACCCTTTAAAATTACAGATTTAAAAGTAACAAATGGTGGATATGGAGATTATGCTATAAAAGGACAATTGGTTCCTACTCGTGATATCGACTACCTTGAAATGGTTACTGTATGGTATGATTCCAGTGGCGCGGTTATTGAAAGAAATTCCCTTGCTTGGAATATGAACGACCTTAAATCCGGACAAAAGGTTAAATTTTCCACTAATGATTATATCAGTACTGATGAAGGAACTCCTTCTAAAGTAGAGCTTCTAGTGTTTGATAGTGCATTTGCAGGTGGCGATGATTCTTCTGCAATATATAAAACTACTTTGGAAGTTTAA
- a CDS encoding DUF4064 domain-containing protein, translating to MVEEIKREESIENLNGTSRTLELVLGIIGGFFGLIGGIGAVMVGSIGDAFSASGASDIMILGVVAVVVSIMGIIGAVLVRNKPKLGGLLMMLSGIIGFICIFLFYVLGGVFLVIGGLLALIRK from the coding sequence ATGGTAGAAGAAATAAAACGAGAAGAATCAATCGAAAACTTAAATGGGACATCAAGAACTTTAGAATTAGTTTTAGGAATTATTGGTGGATTTTTTGGATTAATTGGAGGTATAGGGGCTGTAATGGTCGGGAGTATAGGGGACGCATTCAGCGCATCCGGTGCTTCTGATATAATGATTTTAGGTGTTGTTGCAGTTGTAGTTTCAATTATGGGGATAATTGGGGCAGTACTAGTTAGGAATAAGCCTAAATTGGGCGGATTATTAATGATGCTAAGTGGAATAATTGGCTTCATATGTATTTTCCTATTTTATGTACTTGGTGGTGTTTTCCTTGTAATTGGCGGTTTATTGGCTTTAATAAGGAAATAA
- a CDS encoding ARPP-1 family domain-containing protein, translating into MECYSPTSALRDIYEAKEKDLNDYLNAFEPLSGQKGLLVFINGKIMGFDVLSSASAYNNLHKKLIKSYALDALVQKKNGGIKSDINSDKAIKFIKGVIKSDESKHKSVGYGFDYRFAGDSFIGSSLVYKGEVIHASFFRSVEIEENEVGGILRFSQRANFRM; encoded by the coding sequence ATGGAATGCTATTCTCCAACCAGTGCTTTAAGAGATATTTATGAAGCTAAAGAAAAAGATCTAAATGACTATTTAAATGCATTTGAACCACTGTCTGGACAAAAAGGATTGTTAGTATTTATTAATGGAAAAATTATGGGATTTGATGTTCTATCTAGTGCTTCTGCTTATAATAATCTCCATAAAAAATTAATTAAAAGTTATGCACTCGATGCTCTTGTGCAAAAGAAAAATGGCGGCATTAAATCTGATATTAACTCAGATAAAGCAATTAAATTCATTAAAGGTGTCATAAAAAGCGATGAAAGCAAACATAAATCTGTTGGATATGGATTTGATTATAGATTTGCAGGGGATTCGTTTATTGGTTCTTCTCTTGTTTATAAAGGAGAAGTAATTCATGCATCATTTTTTAGGAGTGTTGAAATTGAGGAAAATGAAGTTGGGGGAATATTAAGGTTCAGTCAACGGGCTAATTTTAGAATGTAA
- a CDS encoding zinc-ribbon domain-containing protein, with translation MYCPKCGSNNDADAKYCEKCGTLIKKNTKTGEEHTNPSVKYLIVICVILVAGLGIAAGYVFYNNSGTSNSSQVQNNVISESTGFPLSETPNLAAEIYNSGETIATVQYKGITLDKNQCLYILSKAIVMLNQGKSGNISIEKFGDASDPGGVLNSAFITKFEYVDMAGRTYKWMDANGQAPNHTGIDFSGSPDLSPDVTLKAFAKVLTEYKDTGKLPASVSV, from the coding sequence GTGTATTGTCCAAAATGTGGATCAAATAACGATGCAGACGCTAAATACTGTGAAAAATGTGGAACTCTCATTAAAAAAAATACGAAAACAGGTGAAGAACATACAAATCCGTCTGTTAAATATCTTATTGTAATATGTGTAATTCTGGTTGCAGGACTTGGAATAGCTGCAGGATATGTATTTTACAATAATTCAGGAACTTCTAATTCATCACAGGTACAAAATAACGTAATTTCTGAAAGTACCGGGTTTCCACTGTCTGAAACTCCTAATTTAGCTGCTGAAATATATAACTCAGGTGAAACTATTGCAACTGTGCAGTATAAAGGTATCACTTTAGATAAAAATCAGTGTCTTTACATTCTATCAAAGGCTATTGTGATGTTAAACCAGGGAAAAAGTGGAAATATATCTATTGAGAAGTTTGGAGATGCCAGTGATCCTGGAGGGGTTTTAAACAGTGCGTTTATAACTAAGTTTGAATATGTGGATATGGCTGGCAGGACTTATAAATGGATGGATGCTAATGGCCAGGCACCTAATCATACGGGTATAGATTTTTCAGGATCTCCCGATCTTTCACCAGATGTAACACTCAAAGCATTTGCAAAAGTCTTAACAGAATACAAAGACACAGGAAAATTGCCTGCGAGTGTTTCTGTATAA